The following nucleotide sequence is from Salvia splendens isolate huo1 chromosome 2, SspV2, whole genome shotgun sequence.
GTAAGGATTCAATTCCTACTAACAagatttttgaaatttaaacTTAGAGCGTTGAGACAATGTATAAGATATATTTTAATCTAAtagtattaataaatttattcatGTATGCATATCTATATATTTACATTCTATATATTGACACCCGtagctaaaaataaaatgtatttcattcatttattaaatatagGGGAATTATATACCTGTACGGCTTACTGCATTTCTAGATGAATATTTCAttaccaaaattaaaattccCACCAACTCTACTTAAACCAAGTAAGTTAGAAAAAAGTATCACTGGAATTACTATTTCAAGAAGAGCTGTTCAACCTTTTTAAAGAATTGgctataaataatatttatactatttagaaatcatattcaaTTTCCACCCGCAAATACAATGAAGTATGTTGAAAggtttttaaattattgttttatacTTTTTTCGGATGGTGACTTCACTTTAATGTTAGTCAATTTTATATGAAAGAATTAACTAAAACATGTACTACTCCGTTACATAAAAAGAGAAATTTCAAAATCCCTATCTCTCTATGGTCCAAGCCTTCACACCATCATAACTCTATTTCTCTTCCTGATTAACTACTATGTTCAATACTGGATTAGacattttctctccaattaatatattaaaggTCCGAGTCACCATGATCACAAGGCAATTAAACGAAATCattattgatttaattgtttaaaaaaaactagaaaagtctataaattttaaatttgtgacTGGAATATTATATATATCCAACATGACTATATATAAATATGCTTCAGTAAAGTTTTTCttcaattaaaattcataagAGTATATGATGGGCCAAGTCTAGTGTTTTACATAATAATGTGTTGAGTCTACTGCCTAAAGTCATAGTACCATTTGAAAATGAACACAGgtaattaaatttgataatttgatagtatatcattttttttataatttactctTAACTGTTTGGGGGATGATTCTAGTTTTTTCACagcaaaatatttattaatagagaaaatataatcGGTGTCATGCATGGAATGAAGATATATCCAAAATAATACTGTAATGGACGCTTAAAAACCTAATGAATCTAAAAAAATCAGTTACTATTCACCCATACAAAATTCCATGTATTTATTACAATCATACTagcttttatttaatttttatttttaactataGTTTGGCACTTACTCTGTCCCAccttaaataattaatagtagtactaatatatttttagcacgagatttaaagaaataatatttcaaataatACTGTAATTAACATGGTTTTGGAAGGTCTTCTACTATTATATAGTAGATTATAGAATGCAAATTTCACAGTAATGGCAACATGAGATACTATATATTAGCGAAAAGAAGGAATAACATGGGCAGATTTcacaatgattttttttaattatcacATATTTCATCTTCAATATTAAGCACACGACCTACATAGTTTTGTAATAAAaggatattaattaataaattggaGCTCACAATCATAGGCACAACAAGGAAAGATTAAGGATTGACTAATTTGTAGAAATTATTTAAAATGGTTaacccacattaaaaaaaaatccaaccaACAATTTTTTCTGCACCCGCCACTGCTCACAACCACAATCCTCCAGCTTGCTTGAGCAACGGCCTGAGCTCCTCCCTGATGAGCGTGGCGATAACCCGCTCGATCCCACCAAACCACCGGCCCCCAACGAACACGGCCGGAAACTGCATCAGCACCCCGCCACCCGACTCCCCCAAATGACGAGCCAGCTCGTCGACGTGCCTCTCCTCGACCTCGCACACGTCCGGGTTGGCGCCGACAGACTGGAGCAGGCGCCTCACGACGAAGCTCATGCAACAGCCTCGTCGTGCCACCACCACCAAGGGGCTCTCCTCCACCATGATCTTGCACTCGGCCGCtccggcggaggaggaggagagccGCCGTTGCATATTCTTGAATTCTTGACCTATTGACATACCTAGTGTTGGATGCAGATTGAGTTGCATGCGTCATTGGTTTTGGTTTGTTATAAATAATTGGGTAAATGCTCCTATGTCCTAGCTATTAAATTCTACTTGTTGTGGCATGTTTTATCTACTCGATCAACACATCAATATTGGATCCACGTAGatactatataataataatatcataaaAGATATGGAAAGGGCTGAAAATTTATAGCACCAAAGAAACTTTTTTTTACCTAATAAACCAAGTAATTAAtgcaatactccctccgtcccctaaatattgtctcactttgacccgacacgggttttaagaaatgtaatgaaaagtgagttgaaaaagttagtggaatgtgagtcctacttttatatactagttttataataaaatgtgagtatgaatgagttagtggaatatgaggtccattaccaaaaatggtaaaagtgaaatgggacaaattttgtggaattggtggaaatggaaaaatgggacaaactttcaggggcggagggagtataatatgtTTGTGAAATAAATATGGAAGTTTAGGATGAGAAGATAATCAATTTTAATCTAATAGACCAAGTAGTTAATGTAGTTAATTCTTTATGGGTGAATCAAGTTATTAATGTACAGTAATATTTTATATGCTTGTGAAATAAATATGGAAGTTGGGATTGAAAAGATAATCACTTTTTTAATCTAATAGACCAGGTAATTTATGCAGTTCCTTATAGGTAAATTCATAGAAAGTTtgtcaaattttgatttatctAGCAATTTTGAAAATCAAACAAGAAAATTATGAAGTTTAGAGTGGTTCTTAATGGAGTATCATCATATGGTGatttttttgtgaaattgtATTTTATGACAGCCGAAAAATCATACTATGTAAATGTCACCACCGATGAATTAAACATTGTtgtttattcataaaaaatgacatttttttaaaataggaaCAATATATTACACATAGACTATCAGAATTTTTCACAATAGGATAGTCGAGAATAAATCTAAACATCATGGGTTTTTTTAACTGATTTTCAAAATTGTAGTATCAATAAAGATTTGACATATTTTATGGGGTTTTTTTGGAAAAACACATTTTTAAGTCCTTATGCTATTATCATAAATTTCATCGGGTCCTTGGACAATTTTTCGTTTTAATATGTACTTATACTTTTATCACAATTTTCAGTAGGTCCTTGTACAATTTTTTCATGTTCACGAGAGTCCTTTAACTTTTATCTTGGGTAACATACAATccatataaaatgaaatttaaggAACTTTTTAACTTTCCATTATTTAACTTAACATAGTCTAGAaagatagtactactatttttttaccTAGTAATCTCACTAAGTGGGAGAAAATATAAAATCTATAACCGTTGtgattgaaaattaaaatcgaAGCATTTAGAAAATCTATAACCGTGGtgattgaaaattaaaatcgaAGCATTTAGAGAAGAACTATGCAAATGTATCAATTGAcgatttatattttaaaatatactatagCATGCTTGCATTAATTTATACTGAAGTAATTGACTGAATATTAATATTCATAGGTTAAGTTAAACAATGGAaaattagagcattagcaatggggcgccctaagacgcGTCCTAtggcgccacgtcagcagttttatcctcctacctccttacctgcagtggggcgccctaaggcgcgccctatggcgcgccacatcatcattttattgttttgtttaattaatttaactgttttcaaataacaagtaacgagtaaataaaaaacggtctaaataacaaacggcgaagttttaataaaaaaaagttacatcattgaactaataaaaataaaaactaagtcggaccaattcctaacttccgacgcagctcatcgagtaacgcccggagatattcggtttcgtcggggtcggtacatttcttgagggccttgtgcgtctgcaacatcgtcattgccatcgacgctgttgctaacgactcaaacacggtggccgtctgggtcgggagctctaccaggaccggagcttgggttgcagcggtcgacgatgaggtcgcggtcgccttccccttggccttcgcagccttgacgccgggaggacgccggaaggacaccggtgtgccggaactcccttcatccacgtacgtccggttgaggtcaaccgggtgactgccgctgccgctgctcgtgtagtcaccaACTTCGGTGACCTtagtcctcttcggcgcaccagtgtgcagaattccaccttggaacttctgtttctccctcaagagcgcccagatggcctcgtgcttgaaatcgccgaacatcgaccggtacgacaacatcgctttagtgcgcacgtcgctcgcgctctcgccgctcacctgtgaccgcgtgaacttctcgcactccgtccgcgccctatggcgcgcacccgcaatgggtgcggacgatggatggcgcggacgatgcgcgccatcgggcgtgccatcgtccgcccattgcggatgctcttaaaaatTTCgctaaatttcattaaaaatagaTTGCATGTTATCCAAGATAAAAGTAAAAAGAATctactaaaatgaaaatttgtaCCAAGACTTTATAaaaattatgacaaaaatacaAGGACCtactaaagtaaaaaaattgtaCCATGAACtattaaaaaattagaataaaagTACAAGTACGGTTTGCCTATTGTCTTTATTTACCATTAATATTCAATTGATGAGGTGGAATACGTATAACTTTTTATGGAATAAGAAGGATAACATTTAATGATGTGGTAACGTATACACGCTTTCATTTGCCACATAGACATAGTCGTTGACATAcgcattaaatatatttttgctTAATTTTGAATCGTTGTAACAATTTATGTATTCCGGTTGGAAAAAATTCTAGTGTTTTCTAAAGTTAATAAGCAAATACTGTGACCTGTGTGACTATGAAAGTGAACCACCACCTTAATGAAATGAATGGACTATGTTCAAATttgattattaaatttatttttatagccTTTAAATTAGGCCTTTTATTGTTGTATTCAACATTTAATATAAAGTAACAACCGGAATTTTCATTTGagatttatttcatttcttcttttaatttgGTAGCTATGATAATTATTTCAGTTGTAAATACCATCGAACCAACGCAAGAGTTTCTGCATCTTTCCAATTAATCTTCGTTCCTACTTTTTTGTTACTTTGTTTATGGAATACGTTTTAATTGAAAACTTATCGTTAGTCttcaataatttatatattaccTTTATCGTTTGTTTTAAATTCTAGAACTAGCTAATAttccaattaataaaaatagctGGATGCATGACACCGATAGTATTTCACTGTGTGGCAATTTTTTTAGCATAGTATAGTacaatttgattatttattaaTAGAGTGAAGTTCATTTTGGTGTCCTAAATATATGGTTATTAATCGTGTTTTCTCCGGGGGAGGATCGGGGGTAATTGGCCATCCCTCCAACACTAAATTTGATGGATAACTTCGGTGGCTGCTATGGAACAGACGGTGGTGGAGGATCCATACATGGCGGCAATGGCAGACACTGGCGGCGGGTAGATGAGGAATTAGTATGGTTGCGGAGACAATGGAGCGACGAAGAAGGTGGCTATTAAACCCtaatttcttgttttgttttttaaattttattgacCTATATGTTTAGTATCAAAATAGACTTTAGTCTTTAACTAATTCAGGATTAACTAATTAGgtaaaaaaattagttaattagCGTTAGCTGTTAGTTTTGTGACAACGCCGTCCAAAAAAAGGTgaaaattattatgttataaCAATTACATTTTAAATATAATCCTAATCTAATAACTAAGATTTTATCTTAATTTgagattattaattaattagcaaatgatcctataaatactactccaatGCAATAAAATTTGGTAAATGagctatatatataggggtgcattataatgataaccccaatctccgtaataaccctataactaaatttggaccacacatttttaaaatcacgtggtctagattcaaacttagatttacttcataaaaaaaagcgcgggggtaaatatgtcatttcgctcatgataaaatttacgtatccaaatttcgctcatttaatttctgaatttcgctcattttatcagtcagtcaaaagtatcattttatcaactcagagtatcattttatcaactcagagtatcattctatccggcaaaactatcattctatgcaataaacctaacatatttcattttatcattttatcagtcactcaaaactcaaaagtatcattttatcaactcagagtatcattctatccggcaaaactatcattctatgcaataaacctaatataatcggcacaatacataatatacaaacctacaaagcagtaaacgtatcattttatcaactcagagtaccatttttataaggttactgtcattttatccgcttagattatcattttatcacgtaaaagtatcattttattaaacaaaaatggcattttatacaccaaaaatacctatcattctatcagctgaaaatatcattctacccggcaaaactatcattctatcggctgaaagtatcattctatcaggcaaaactatcattttatgcagtaaacctaacatttataagctaaaagtatcattttatcaactcaaagtatcattctatccggaaaaactatcattctatgcaataaacctaacatttatctttttatcattttatcagtcagtcaaaagtatcattttatcaactcatagtatcattctatccggcaaaactatcattctatgcaataaacctatcattttatcattttatcagtcagtcaaaagtatcattttatcaactcagagtatcattctatccggcaaaactatcattctatgcaataaacatatcattttatcattttacgtgatatttggcgaaattcaaaaattaaatgagggaaatgacagttttattcccgtgtttttttttatgaagtaactCTAAGTTTGAATAGAAGAGTGTGAATAGAAGCCCCACTTCTCTCCACTGGGATCCTCCTCTCACACAAGGGCGGCGCCGGCGAGGGCGCGGCGGGAGGTGTTGAGCTCGGCGGAGGCTGaggagaggaggaagagaggggaGAGGAAAAAGAGTGTGAATAGAAGCCCCATTTTTTCTGAAATTAGAGTTGGAAATTTGAAGGAGACGATTGGAGTTGAATATGgtttccaaaaatgcccttcttaattactttttatttagaACATGTAAAAATGGCTaagccataagatt
It contains:
- the LOC121779798 gene encoding glutaredoxin-C9-like; this translates as MSIGQEFKNMQRRLSSSSAGAAECKIMVEESPLVVVARRGCCMSFVVRRLLQSVGANPDVCEVEERHVDELARHLGESGGGVLMQFPAVFVGGRWFGGIERVIATLIREELRPLLKQAGGLWL